Proteins encoded within one genomic window of Bemisia tabaci chromosome 2, PGI_BMITA_v3:
- the LOC140223925 gene encoding uncharacterized protein F54H12.2-like: MEVEGNSGLTKRRGFCQRSKTVEMMGRIHCDIFSQDKMLLNNVDLKLRFVRSRDDFCLLGQDGYKVKVIEANLFARRVRVSPSVLLSHAQGLEKTNAKYPITRADVKTNTIPAGVRSASLDNVVSGQLPTRIIMGMVLNTAFNGGIEKNPFNFQTFNLNYASFHTDGQQIPGVVLTPNFDAHEYVRTFHSLFSGTGIHYSDSGNEINREEFKAGYSLIALDFTPDLEAHIKTHWSLVRHGSLRIELRFSDALAEATTVITYAEFDNVIEIDKSRNVITDYSA; encoded by the coding sequence ATGGAGGTGGAAGGGAATTCAGGGTTAACAAAAAGGCGGGGGTTCTGTCAGCGTAGCAAAACTGTAGAAATGATGGGCCGTATTCattgcgatattttctctcagGATAAAATGTTATTAAATAATGTTGATTTGAAATTAAGGTTTGTAAGGTCCAGAGATGATTTTTGTTTGCTGGGTCAGGATGGATACAAGGTTAAAGTTATCGAGGCAAATTTATTTGCTCGAAGGGTCAGAGTCTCTCCTAGTGTCCTTTTAAGTCACGCTCAGGGACTTGAAAAAACGAATGCCAAATACCCGATAACCAGGGCTGACGTTAAAACCAACACCATCCCTGCTGGTGTTCGAAGTGCATCCCTGGATAATGTAGTCAGCGGCCAACTTCCCACTCGTATTATTATGGGTATGGTGCTAAACACAGCTTTTAACGGGGGTATTGAAAAGAATCCTTTTAATTTCCAAACGTTCAATCTTAATTATGCTTCCTTCCATACCGACGGCCAACAAATTCCAGGTGTCGTTTTAACACCAAATTTTGACGCTCACGAATATGTCCGAACTTTTCACTCTCTTTTCTCTGGCACTGGGATACATTATTCAGACTCTGGCAACGAGATAAACAGAGAGGAATTTAAGGCAGGATACAGCCTGATCGCTTTAGACTTCACCCCTGATTTAGAGGCTCATATTAAGACTCATTGGAGTTTGGTGCGCCACGGTAGTTTGAGGATAGAACTAAGGTTCAGTGATGCCCTAGCAGAAGCAACAACAGTCATAACCTATGCAGAATTTGATAATGTCATAGAAATAGATAAAAGTCGCAACGTTATTACCGACTATAGTGCCTAA